From a region of the Gammaproteobacteria bacterium genome:
- the mutL gene encoding DNA mismatch repair endonuclease MutL: MRIHKLSSQLSNQIAAGEVIERPASVVKELIENSLDAGASEIEIEIERGGEKLICVRDNGCGIHQEDLLLALDRHATSKLLSVDDLAAIQTLGFRGEALASMNSVSRLELQSRQKLTENDNRNSGWRIFSDSMMAVTQEPCAHPVGTSILVRDLFFNTPARKKFLKNERIEFGHIENLVKRVALSQFEVGFRLIHNGRTVLHLPPAATLLEREKRVAIVCGQEFLEHALSIEVEHAGLKIFGWVAQPTFSRSQADTQYFYVNRRCIKDKVVTHAVRQAYEDVLYNQRHPAYVLFFELDPHQVDVNAHPTKHEVRFRESRMVHDFIFKSLHQAIADIRPNVGEGLVPTHPTISPPYVGATGGRPPFKQSPSVQPFVAQQNIEQYQILYQTNVPTGDVIASAARQSIQNNSGPGWIASSTRNDDNMDLERSLLEKPPVSATQAPIPALGYAIAQLKGIYILAENENGLILVDMHAAHERILYEEMKSARQSGRLIAQPLLIPVTLRVSEQEAAHVEEHLAFFDSLGLGIERVGPEMLAIKQVPEVLKKADVAQIIHDIIADLATLGESKRLEETINHIMGNMACKSAIKANHRLTLPEMNAILRAMEVVPRSGQCNHGRPTWIQLTLEELDKFFLRGR; encoded by the coding sequence ATGAGAATTCATAAGCTATCTTCACAACTCTCGAATCAAATTGCCGCCGGAGAAGTGATTGAACGCCCCGCATCGGTAGTCAAAGAGTTAATAGAAAACAGTTTAGATGCCGGCGCATCAGAAATCGAAATAGAAATCGAACGCGGCGGAGAAAAACTAATTTGTGTTCGTGATAATGGATGTGGCATTCATCAAGAAGATTTACTCTTGGCATTAGATCGACATGCCACCAGCAAATTACTGTCTGTTGATGATTTAGCCGCAATACAAACACTAGGTTTTCGCGGCGAAGCATTGGCAAGCATGAATTCTGTGTCGAGACTAGAATTACAATCTCGTCAAAAATTAACAGAAAATGACAATCGAAATTCAGGCTGGCGCATTTTTTCTGACAGCATGATGGCCGTGACTCAAGAACCTTGCGCACATCCGGTTGGAACTTCTATTTTAGTCAGAGACTTATTTTTTAATACGCCTGCGCGTAAAAAATTTTTAAAAAATGAGCGTATCGAATTCGGCCATATAGAAAATTTAGTCAAGCGTGTTGCACTGAGTCAATTTGAAGTGGGTTTTCGTCTGATTCATAATGGACGCACTGTATTACATCTTCCGCCTGCGGCAACACTACTAGAACGAGAAAAACGCGTGGCAATTGTGTGTGGCCAAGAGTTCCTCGAGCATGCGCTATCGATTGAAGTAGAACATGCTGGATTAAAAATTTTTGGCTGGGTGGCACAACCTACTTTTTCGCGTAGCCAAGCCGATACGCAATATTTTTATGTGAATCGTCGCTGCATAAAAGATAAAGTCGTGACGCACGCTGTTCGACAAGCCTACGAAGATGTTTTATACAATCAACGACATCCTGCTTATGTATTGTTTTTTGAATTGGATCCACATCAAGTGGATGTCAATGCGCATCCAACCAAACACGAAGTACGCTTTCGTGAAAGCCGCATGGTACATGATTTTATTTTCAAAAGTTTGCATCAAGCGATTGCGGATATTCGGCCAAATGTAGGGGAAGGTCTTGTACCTACCCATCCTACAATATCGCCACCCTATGTAGGCGCTACCGGCGGTCGCCCTCCCTTTAAGCAATCACCATCGGTACAACCATTTGTCGCCCAGCAAAACATTGAACAATATCAAATTCTGTATCAAACAAACGTCCCCACAGGGGACGTCATTGCGAGCGCAGCGCGGCAATCCATCCAAAATAATAGCGGGCCAGGATGGATTGCTTCGAGTACTCGCAATGACGACAATATGGATTTGGAAAGAAGTCTATTAGAAAAACCACCCGTATCAGCAACACAAGCACCCATCCCAGCGCTAGGCTACGCAATCGCGCAATTAAAAGGCATTTACATTCTCGCTGAAAATGAAAACGGCTTAATTCTTGTCGATATGCATGCAGCGCATGAACGAATTTTGTATGAAGAAATGAAAAGCGCACGGCAATCCGGCCGCTTGATCGCTCAGCCGTTATTAATTCCTGTGACTTTACGCGTTAGCGAACAAGAAGCCGCTCATGTCGAAGAACATCTCGCCTTTTTTGATTCATTAGGCTTAGGCATTGAGCGCGTGGGGCCTGAAATGTTGGCGATCAAGCAAGTGCCTGAAGTGCTAAAAAAAGCCGATGTGGCACAAATTATTCACGACATCATCGCGGACCTCGCGACCTTAGGCGAAAGCAAGCGTTTAGAAGAAACAATTAATCATATTATGGGCAATATGGCGTGTAAATCAGCAATCAAAGCCAATCATCGATTAACCCTGCCCGAAATGAATGCAATTTTACGCGCCATGGAAGTCGTACCGAGAAGCGGTCAATGTAATCATGGACGTCCGACTTGGATTCAGTTAACGTTAGAAGAGCTGGATAAATTTTTTTTACGTGGTCGTTAG
- a CDS encoding response regulator → MDIHLKRILVVEDTLVAQIAETNVLEDLNCLVTLANTGREAIEKTNQAQDYDLILMDLGLPDVDSLTVTENILANYARHKKSPPPIIALTAHDCTSLQAHCMNAGMADFLAKPLTRDVAKMLLEKY, encoded by the coding sequence ATGGATATTCATCTAAAACGCATCTTGGTGGTTGAAGATACTCTAGTCGCTCAAATTGCAGAAACCAATGTACTGGAAGACCTCAATTGTTTAGTCACCCTGGCTAATACTGGAAGAGAAGCGATTGAGAAGACGAATCAAGCGCAAGACTACGACTTGATTTTAATGGATCTGGGATTGCCAGATGTTGACTCATTAACGGTGACAGAGAATATTCTCGCTAATTATGCTAGGCATAAAAAATCGCCTCCGCCAATTATTGCTCTGACAGCGCATGATTGCACAAGCCTGCAAGCGCATTGCATGAATGCGGGGATGGCGGATTTTTTGGCGAAGCCATTAACAAGAGATGTGGCGAAAATGTTGCTGGAAAAGTATTAA
- the miaA gene encoding tRNA (adenosine(37)-N6)-dimethylallyltransferase MiaA, producing the protein MNKVLCILGPTASGKTDLAIQLTERLPCDLISVDSAMVYTGLDIGTAKPDAATLKAYPHALIDICDPAIPYSAAQFRQDALHSIEQTLARGRIPVLVGGSMLYHRVLQQGMAELPSADHTIRTELQKKAEVYGWEVLHQDLQRIDPVAASRIHSNDSQRLLRALEVYEVSGKTLSAYWQEQETTLLPYKFINIGLQIERELLRERIAQRFNAMIKQGFVEEVRAFYVREDMHSELPSMKSVGYQQVWQYLDGQLNHNEMVEHAINATRQFAKRQVTWLRRWPELQWIDVCDPDCMNSILNKGII; encoded by the coding sequence TTGAATAAAGTCCTCTGCATCCTCGGCCCCACCGCCTCCGGAAAAACCGATCTCGCGATTCAGCTTACTGAACGCTTACCCTGCGATTTGATCAGCGTTGATTCCGCCATGGTTTACACTGGATTAGACATTGGCACCGCAAAACCCGATGCCGCCACACTAAAAGCCTATCCCCATGCCTTAATTGATATTTGTGACCCAGCCATTCCTTATTCCGCAGCACAATTCCGCCAAGACGCCTTGCACTCTATTGAACAAACGCTGGCTCGCGGCCGAATTCCGGTATTGGTGGGAGGCAGCATGTTATATCATCGCGTACTGCAACAAGGCATGGCAGAATTACCATCAGCTGATCACACGATACGCACAGAATTACAGAAGAAGGCCGAAGTTTATGGCTGGGAAGTTCTGCATCAAGACTTACAACGCATAGATCCTGTAGCGGCCAGCAGAATCCACTCCAATGATTCGCAACGCTTACTGCGCGCACTCGAAGTGTATGAGGTCTCTGGCAAAACACTTTCTGCTTATTGGCAAGAACAAGAAACTACTTTACTGCCGTATAAATTTATTAACATTGGTTTACAAATCGAGCGTGAACTATTACGTGAACGCATCGCCCAACGTTTTAACGCTATGATAAAACAGGGCTTTGTCGAAGAAGTTCGCGCTTTTTATGTCAGAGAAGACATGCATTCAGAGCTACCCTCGATGAAATCCGTGGGGTATCAACAAGTCTGGCAATACTTGGATGGACAGCTCAATCATAATGAGATGGTCGAACATGCGATTAACGCCACTCGTCAATTCGCCAAACGCCAAGTGACTTGGCTACGCCGTTGGCCAGAGTTGCAATGGATAGATGTTTGTGATCCGGATTGTATGAATTCTATCCTTAACAAAGGAATTATCTAG
- a CDS encoding type II toxin-antitoxin system prevent-host-death family antitoxin encodes MKETIAAGQFKAKCLQLMNDVQNKHITLIITKHGVPIAKLAPIEAEPINLYGALKGTATIEADIIAPIDEPWEAAS; translated from the coding sequence ATGAAGGAAACAATAGCGGCAGGACAATTTAAAGCTAAATGTCTGCAACTCATGAATGATGTTCAAAATAAGCATATAACGCTTATAATTACCAAACATGGCGTGCCTATCGCAAAATTAGCCCCCATAGAAGCAGAGCCTATCAACTTATACGGAGCATTAAAAGGAACAGCAACGATTGAAGCGGATATTATTGCTCCAATAGATGAGCCATGGGAAGCAGCATCGTGA
- a CDS encoding type II toxin-antitoxin system VapC family toxin, whose amino-acid sequence MGSSIVKGLLLDTHTWIWLMEGKELNLSVQKIINDAAKEKSINIAAISTWEIAMLVSKGKVKLEKPLLAWIQDSLALPGVALKPLTPEVSVESTALPEGFHGDPADRLIVATARIYQLTLLTRDQKILDYAKKHFVSAMPV is encoded by the coding sequence ATGGGAAGCAGCATCGTGAAAGGGCTATTACTCGATACTCATACATGGATCTGGCTGATGGAAGGTAAAGAACTCAATCTTTCTGTGCAAAAAATAATTAACGATGCGGCCAAAGAGAAAAGCATAAACATTGCGGCCATCTCTACCTGGGAAATTGCTATGTTGGTATCAAAGGGTAAAGTAAAGCTAGAAAAACCGCTATTAGCATGGATACAAGACTCACTTGCCTTGCCGGGCGTTGCATTAAAACCGTTAACACCTGAGGTGTCGGTAGAAAGCACCGCTCTCCCAGAAGGATTTCACGGCGACCCAGCTGACCGCCTAATCGTGGCAACAGCTCGCATATACCAATTGACACTACTCACTCGCGATCAAAAAATTTTAGATTATGCAAAGAAACATTTTGTATCAGCGATGCCGGTGTAG
- a CDS encoding endonuclease/exonuclease/phosphatase family protein has product MTWNAGGKNPHKDTIEDLKNEIFSDHNDPDIIIFSLQEARPSLNNKENIAERVLKRCKDENGKEAYAVCHSSKIDVFIYHERYVATQPNHRETCLVIAYKKSSFPHGQIKVKISGESFATNDPGHKGGVYAILSVHEVNIGVIAVHLDSWSKETAKLQAEQVVRACKQAAATDLDGIAIAGDFNTRLHPGDLPVDDSSSSSSTSPIFAERVRQYSVCADTVAPVQKFAKDSEHLRGFTFFTLNGPTYCKSDTLSPNLKRDGHIDAGELDNIGFLNMSTEQPVFAFSVGEAQEATIAHPEYKDIFGRLQESSDHAAVIGVLNLTCPARLRLSNYLSENTINCDDQLTALHNFLLLEGRENALNPVLRAYFDYAIAATKQPAFQGDRSFPYHLKEIELVKTDISFIVSHLGVLGGQANQVAPYRDLIFGTCEAIEALSDNNGEFMRFIYTQLLDENIRDVNKLKAALLSPFRQWLDDHNVPRERYTLSGNESYFTVRKLGFFAGSTPNDALTPFERALLR; this is encoded by the coding sequence GTGACTTGGAATGCTGGCGGCAAAAACCCACACAAAGACACCATTGAAGACTTGAAAAACGAAATATTTTCTGATCACAATGATCCTGACATCATAATTTTTTCACTACAAGAAGCTAGACCCTCTCTGAATAACAAAGAAAATATCGCAGAACGTGTTTTAAAACGCTGCAAAGATGAAAATGGAAAAGAAGCGTATGCAGTCTGTCACAGTAGCAAGATTGATGTCTTCATATACCATGAGCGTTACGTCGCAACTCAACCTAATCATAGAGAAACCTGCCTGGTCATTGCCTATAAGAAAAGCAGCTTCCCCCATGGCCAAATAAAGGTAAAAATATCGGGAGAATCATTCGCCACTAATGACCCAGGCCACAAAGGCGGAGTATATGCCATATTATCGGTGCATGAGGTCAACATTGGTGTTATTGCAGTACATTTAGACTCATGGAGTAAAGAAACCGCTAAATTGCAGGCTGAGCAAGTAGTGCGGGCTTGCAAACAAGCCGCAGCTACTGATCTTGATGGAATTGCAATCGCTGGAGATTTCAACACACGACTGCATCCTGGTGACCTGCCCGTCGATGACAGCAGCAGCTCTAGCTCTACTAGCCCTATATTCGCAGAGCGCGTACGTCAATATAGCGTTTGCGCAGACACAGTGGCACCCGTACAAAAATTCGCCAAGGACTCCGAACACCTTAGGGGTTTCACTTTCTTTACACTAAACGGGCCTACCTACTGCAAATCAGACACCCTTTCGCCAAACTTAAAGCGAGACGGTCATATTGATGCCGGGGAATTAGATAATATTGGGTTTTTAAACATGTCGACAGAACAACCAGTGTTTGCATTTTCAGTTGGAGAGGCTCAAGAGGCAACGATAGCACATCCTGAATATAAAGATATTTTTGGAAGGCTTCAAGAGAGCAGCGATCATGCCGCTGTCATCGGTGTACTTAACCTTACTTGTCCGGCACGGTTAAGACTGTCTAACTATCTCAGTGAAAATACAATAAACTGCGATGATCAACTTACGGCGCTTCATAATTTCTTACTATTAGAGGGGCGGGAAAATGCGCTTAACCCCGTATTACGCGCTTACTTCGACTATGCTATAGCAGCAACAAAACAACCTGCTTTTCAAGGTGATCGTAGCTTCCCTTATCATTTGAAAGAGATAGAATTGGTCAAGACAGATATTAGTTTCATCGTTAGTCACTTGGGGGTATTAGGTGGACAAGCTAATCAAGTTGCACCCTACCGCGATCTTATTTTTGGCACATGTGAAGCCATCGAAGCTCTTTCTGACAATAACGGCGAATTTATGCGGTTCATATACACGCAATTACTTGATGAAAATATACGCGACGTCAATAAACTTAAAGCAGCCTTGTTAAGCCCATTCAGGCAATGGCTAGATGATCACAACGTGCCGCGAGAACGCTATACCTTGTCTGGCAATGAATCTTATTTCACAGTGAGAAAATTAGGATTTTTTGCTGGAAGTACCCCAAATGACGCGTTAACACCGTTTGAACGAGCACTGCTACGATAG
- a CDS encoding dihydrofolate reductase translates to MMILIAAVDTNRAIGKGGKLLCHLPVDLQYFKKHTRHQSILMGRKTFESIGKVLPERENFILTHQKKLQISGATCVHSLEEAIKKKHNENLWVIGGAEIYAQCLPFAEKILLTEIQHAFSDADTFFPMLDLTQWEIVNEEFHATSEKNIYPLNFVTYQKIKAK, encoded by the coding sequence ATGATGATACTGATTGCAGCAGTCGACACGAATCGCGCCATTGGAAAAGGAGGTAAACTGCTGTGTCACTTACCTGTAGACCTGCAGTATTTTAAAAAACACACGCGACATCAATCCATTTTAATGGGACGAAAGACCTTTGAATCCATTGGAAAAGTTTTACCTGAGCGTGAAAATTTTATATTAACGCATCAGAAGAAATTACAAATCTCTGGAGCCACCTGTGTTCACTCGCTAGAAGAAGCGATTAAAAAAAAACATAATGAAAATCTCTGGGTGATTGGTGGCGCAGAAATTTATGCGCAATGCTTGCCGTTTGCAGAAAAAATTCTATTGACTGAAATTCAACATGCTTTTTCAGACGCAGATACTTTTTTTCCAATGCTTGATTTAACGCAATGGGAAATAGTGAATGAAGAGTTTCATGCGACTAGCGAAAAAAATATTTATCCGTTGAACTTTGTGACGTATCAAAAAATAAAAGCTAAATAA
- a CDS encoding ATP-binding protein: MAVFERLLNLPHLLQQKSFFLFGPRATGKSFLIRQQLKETAVVLNLLNHDTFVQLSLSPHAIEKFVEKHKDFRYIVIDEVQKIPALLDEVHRLIEERQWRFLLTGSSARKLRRANVNLLAGRAWEARLFPLTSREIPNFNLSHYLLVGGLPAVYTAQKPDEELFAYVHTYLQEEIQAEALVRKLPAFTRFLYFAAMTNGDILNFAKMSSDVGVAAVTIREYYQVLEDTFIGFMMPAYARTSKRKAHSAGKFYFFDLGIRNVLASINSLSEKTDIYGQAFEHFIALEIRAYLSYKRLRLPLSYWQSMSGYEVDIIIGDKVAVEVKSSKEIRDRDFKTLRLFSEEQAVEKYYLVSRCEFPMREKNIDALYWEDFLNKLWAGEII; this comes from the coding sequence ATGGCTGTTTTTGAACGATTGTTGAATCTACCCCATCTTCTACAACAAAAAAGTTTTTTTTTGTTTGGGCCTCGTGCAACAGGAAAGTCTTTTTTGATACGTCAACAGCTTAAAGAAACAGCCGTTGTTCTAAATCTTCTTAATCATGATACTTTTGTGCAGTTAAGTTTATCTCCTCATGCTATAGAAAAATTTGTGGAGAAGCATAAAGATTTTCGCTATATCGTTATTGACGAGGTGCAAAAAATTCCCGCGTTGTTGGATGAGGTGCATCGATTAATTGAAGAACGTCAATGGAGATTTTTGTTGACAGGAAGCAGTGCGCGAAAACTACGCCGGGCGAATGTAAATTTGTTGGCGGGCAGAGCTTGGGAGGCGCGCTTATTTCCTTTAACATCAAGGGAAATCCCCAATTTTAATTTATCACATTATTTGCTGGTAGGTGGGCTGCCAGCAGTTTATACCGCACAAAAGCCAGATGAAGAGCTTTTTGCTTATGTACATACGTATCTCCAAGAAGAGATTCAGGCGGAGGCGCTTGTAAGAAAGCTACCTGCTTTTACGAGATTTCTATATTTTGCGGCGATGACTAATGGTGATATCCTAAATTTTGCAAAAATGTCTAGTGATGTTGGTGTGGCAGCAGTGACAATCCGAGAGTATTACCAAGTTTTAGAAGATACTTTTATTGGGTTTATGATGCCAGCATATGCGCGAACTAGTAAGCGAAAGGCGCATAGTGCAGGTAAATTTTATTTCTTTGACTTAGGAATCAGAAATGTTTTGGCGAGCATTAACTCATTGTCAGAGAAAACAGATATTTATGGCCAAGCCTTTGAGCATTTTATTGCATTAGAAATCAGGGCGTACCTCAGTTACAAACGACTCAGGCTTCCATTGAGCTATTGGCAATCCATGAGTGGCTATGAAGTAGATATCATTATCGGCGATAAGGTGGCAGTAGAAGTCAAGTCTTCAAAAGAGATAAGAGATAGAGATTTTAAAACGTTAAGATTATTTTCAGAGGAGCAGGCGGTTGAAAAATATTATCTTGTGAGTCGATGTGAATTTCCAATGCGAGAAAAAAATATTGACGCGCTTTATTGGGAAGATTTTTTAAATAAACTTTGGGCTGGAGAGATTATTTAG
- a CDS encoding uroporphyrinogen decarboxylase: MSALKNDNFLRALARQPVTRQPIWMMRQAGRYLPEYRAIRARAGNFLALCKNPELACEVTLQPLARFDLDAAIIFSDILTIPDAMGLGLHFVENEGPRFVHALKTEADIRQLPIPDPEDSLRYVMDAIALTKRELQQRVPLIGFAGSPWTLACYMVEGGASGKQFQRVRMMAYQQPEVVHLLLEKLAAATAVYLNAQIASGADAVMIFDTWGGLLSPLQYQEFSLNYMQNIISQLTKKVPCIVFTKNGGQWLDKISRCGCDAVGVDWTMDLTKAAKLTDGRVALQGNLDPLALFAPEVVIEQEVKRIVDAMKGYPGFVFNLGHGILQETSPDRAKFLIDAVHRLG, from the coding sequence ATGTCAGCACTGAAAAACGATAATTTCCTACGCGCGCTTGCAAGACAACCCGTTACACGACAACCGATTTGGATGATGCGCCAAGCGGGTCGATACTTGCCAGAATATAGGGCTATTCGTGCTCGTGCCGGCAACTTTTTAGCATTGTGCAAAAATCCTGAGTTAGCCTGTGAAGTGACCTTGCAGCCTCTGGCGCGTTTTGATTTAGATGCAGCGATTATTTTTTCTGACATTTTAACCATACCCGATGCGATGGGATTGGGGCTGCATTTTGTAGAAAATGAAGGGCCGCGTTTTGTTCATGCCTTAAAAACAGAGGCGGATATTCGTCAATTACCTATTCCTGATCCAGAAGATTCTTTGCGCTATGTCATGGATGCGATTGCTTTAACCAAGCGTGAATTACAACAGCGTGTGCCACTGATTGGATTTGCAGGGAGTCCGTGGACCTTGGCTTGTTATATGGTAGAAGGTGGCGCGAGTGGTAAACAATTTCAACGCGTGCGCATGATGGCGTATCAGCAGCCGGAAGTTGTGCATTTATTACTAGAAAAATTAGCCGCGGCTACTGCCGTATATTTGAATGCGCAAATCGCGAGTGGCGCAGATGCCGTGATGATTTTTGATACCTGGGGAGGGTTGTTGAGCCCGCTGCAATATCAAGAATTCTCACTTAATTATATGCAAAATATTATTTCACAATTAACCAAAAAAGTACCCTGCATTGTGTTTACTAAAAACGGTGGCCAGTGGTTGGATAAAATTTCACGTTGTGGTTGCGATGCGGTAGGCGTGGATTGGACAATGGATTTAACCAAAGCGGCAAAGTTGACTGACGGCCGGGTGGCGCTGCAAGGTAATTTAGATCCATTGGCATTATTTGCGCCTGAAGTGGTGATTGAGCAGGAAGTTAAAAGAATAGTTGATGCAATGAAAGGTTATCCGGGATTTGTGTTTAATCTCGGGCATGGTATTTTGCAAGAAACATCGCCTGATCGCGCGAAGTTTTTGATTGATGCTGTGCATCGATTGGGCTGA
- the rsmA gene encoding 16S rRNA (adenine(1518)-N(6)/adenine(1519)-N(6))-dimethyltransferase RsmA: protein MNLTRLEKDTHLLAKKRFGQNFLHDRNMIDKIVRSIAPKEMDTIVEIGPGRGAITFPLLTSGCQLEAVEIDKDLIPGLYETCPLPEKFHLHNADALTFDFSVIAAQFRLVGNLPYNISTPLLFHLMNFTSQISDIHVMLQREVVDRIVAKPHNKTYGRLSVMLQYYCDVERLFLIPPGVFDPVPKIDSALLRLIPKKNRPLNFNQEKYLEELVKLAFGQRRKTLRNNLKTIISTEQWASMSIDSQQRAENLSVEDFVRLTRLLAESVSVEEVGGGSERRTGVYTPVHEDLSTEPTNKFSTEIGLCKKSTKEIEKNGNLCNW from the coding sequence ATTAACCTAACTCGCTTAGAAAAAGATACTCATTTGTTAGCCAAAAAACGCTTTGGACAAAATTTTCTCCATGATCGCAACATGATTGATAAAATTGTGCGCAGCATTGCACCCAAAGAAATGGATACTATCGTTGAAATTGGCCCTGGGCGCGGCGCTATCACTTTCCCACTGCTAACTTCAGGTTGTCAATTAGAGGCGGTTGAAATTGACAAGGATCTCATTCCGGGACTTTACGAAACATGCCCGCTTCCCGAAAAATTTCACCTACATAACGCGGATGCGCTCACCTTTGACTTTAGCGTCATTGCCGCTCAATTTCGCTTAGTGGGTAATTTGCCCTATAATATTTCGACGCCTTTATTGTTTCATTTGATGAATTTCACTTCACAAATATCGGATATTCATGTCATGCTACAGCGTGAAGTAGTGGATAGAATTGTTGCAAAACCGCATAATAAAACTTATGGACGCTTGAGTGTGATGTTGCAATACTATTGCGATGTGGAGCGATTATTTTTAATTCCGCCAGGAGTGTTTGATCCTGTGCCAAAAATTGATTCAGCGTTGTTGCGCTTGATTCCAAAAAAGAATCGTCCATTAAATTTCAATCAAGAAAAATATTTAGAAGAACTTGTAAAGCTAGCTTTTGGTCAACGCAGAAAAACATTAAGAAATAATTTAAAAACAATTATATCAACTGAACAATGGGCAAGCATGTCTATAGACTCGCAGCAACGCGCCGAAAATTTAAGCGTAGAAGATTTTGTCAGATTAACAAGACTTCTTGCAGAATCCGTTTCTGTGGAGGAAGTTGGAGGAGGATCGGAACGGAGAACCGGAGTGTACACGCCAGTACATGAGGATTTGAGCACCGAACCGACAAACAAATTCTCCACAGAAATAGGATTATGTAAGAAGTCTACTAAAGAGATTGAGAAGAATGGCAACCTATGTAATTGGTGA
- a CDS encoding symmetrical bis(5'-nucleosyl)-tetraphosphatase, which produces MATYVIGDVQGCFDELQDLLKKIQFNSSQDRLWFAGDLINRGPQSLEVLRFIHALGEPHQIVLGNHDLHLLAAWVHGESISSKDTLQPILAAQDGEKLCHWLRHQPILIEDSRLGFVMVHAGILPQWDMTQARAFAHEIESTLQTESYIDFLTHMYSNVDNQWQDNLSGLPRLRTLVNAFTRIRYCDQNGVMALTEKGELGTQSQGLMPWFADPQRKTRDQKIVFGHWAALEGKILGEHNVFSLDTGCVWGRSLRAMRLEDLKIFEVPSKQTPWK; this is translated from the coding sequence ATGGCAACCTATGTAATTGGTGATGTTCAAGGCTGTTTTGATGAACTCCAGGATCTACTCAAAAAAATTCAATTTAATTCGTCACAAGATAGACTATGGTTTGCAGGCGACTTAATTAATCGCGGCCCGCAATCCTTGGAAGTTTTACGCTTTATTCATGCATTAGGTGAACCCCATCAAATTGTCCTCGGTAATCACGATTTACATTTGCTCGCCGCATGGGTGCATGGTGAATCAATTTCCTCTAAAGACACCTTACAACCTATTTTAGCGGCGCAAGATGGCGAAAAATTATGTCACTGGTTACGCCATCAACCGATTCTTATTGAAGACTCTCGCTTAGGTTTTGTGATGGTGCACGCTGGTATTTTACCGCAATGGGATATGACTCAGGCGCGTGCGTTTGCGCATGAAATTGAATCAACTTTACAGACTGAATCTTATATAGATTTTTTAACGCATATGTATAGCAATGTTGATAATCAGTGGCAAGATAATCTGTCGGGTTTGCCACGACTACGCACACTAGTGAATGCATTTACTCGAATACGTTATTGTGATCAAAATGGCGTGATGGCACTCACTGAAAAAGGTGAGTTAGGCACGCAAAGCCAAGGGTTAATGCCGTGGTTTGCTGACCCACAAAGAAAAACTCGTGATCAGAAAATTGTATTTGGACATTGGGCCGCCTTAGAAGGAAAAATACTTGGAGAGCATAATGTTTTTTCTCTTGATACGGGTTGCGTATGGGGACGCTCTTTGCGCGCCATGCGCTTAGAAGATTTAAAAATATTTGAAGTGCCAAGTAAACAGACACCCTGGAAATAA